A window of Salvia splendens isolate huo1 chromosome 8, SspV2, whole genome shotgun sequence genomic DNA:
AATGATAAGATGAACACGATACATTCAACGGAAAATCGCCAGATTCTTACGATGACCATAGCTCGCAAGCTCACACAATTCTCATGAAATGTTTGTTGAGGAAAATGGTCTTTGTATTTATACCCCTAAGACTTCCATCCCTCTCATTTGCATTTATGCCCCTCAACTTCCCTTCTCTCTCCTTTTTGTTTGATTTGGTGACGTGTCTTATTCCTCTCCATCTCATGATGATAAATCTGTGATTGTATCAAACAATTACATTTCAGGAAGACCAAATCAAATTGGGTGGtttatattttcaagaaaagCCTCCTCAATTTCATCCTAACTTGGAGGCTTTTCTTGTTCTAGAAATTCGAATTTGACTGCAAATCTCCCTttgttgagaaaaaaaaagattcgATTTTGATTGAACccaattttgatttgatttcaTGGCGGGTGTGTTTGAATTGTGAAGGGCGTCGATCGTTTCTCCGATTCTTgctgtttattttgatgaatcTTGATTTCAGCGAAGAAGACTGGCTTGTGAACATAGATTTTGTTCCCAGGCCTTTGATTCTGCCTGTTGGAAACAAGGCGTTTTGCTTCTCTATTCCAAGAGATAGATGGGATAAGGAGTTTTATAAATTGAAGGCTGGATAATAATCTCTTCTTTAATTTTGGTTGAAAATTGGGATCTTTGGGATTGAATTGCTGAGATTGGGTTTTGAAGATGATGAATTCTTCAAGGGGTTCTACTCTGTCATCCAACGTGACTGGATTTGCAGGAGCAGCTTCTGCTCACAGAGAGGCCAAGTATATGGATACAGTTCCCGTGTATGTAAAGGAGCTGATTGCTGGTGGGGCAGCTGGTGGATTTGCTAAGACTGCTGTTGCACCGTTGGAACGAACTAAAATCCTTCTGCAGGTGCTGAATTGTTTGTTGCTGCTGATTTAGTTGATTGAATTTTTGGTTGTGCATACTGAATTGTAATGTTATAATCTTATATTCGTGTTGCTGGTTTTGGTTAATGTCTGTTTCTATTGTTCGGATCGACTCTGGTGTGGCTGCATAGTTTTTTGCCATTCTTAAGGATTGAATAATTATGCCAATGAACAGTTGATGCAATGCTTGCAAATTGTGTGGTGCTATGGAATTTTTGTATGGCTGATAGCAAGTTTCATATTATTGCACTATCTAGAAATCTCAATTTTAGAGAGTTTATAGACTTGAATTGTTAGTGACTACTCGTTAACATCAGGCATTTGAGgcaatttatcaaattaaattatcatTCAAGGTTTATAAATGTATTTGAAAGTGTTTGGGTAGAGTTTTGGGTGTTATGAGTTGATCCTCTTGgctttttgtttcttgcttgtTGCAGTAGCTCAATGCCACCACCATCTCTATTGTCTCCTgcattcttctctctcttttttttccttctagTCCCTAGGTCTAATAATCTCAATTGTATGATTGTTTTGAAGATAAAATTCATTGCATTATGATAGGAAGCTACCCTATCTTATTCCATGTTCACATTTGAAAACGGATATGTTGCTTGAACTTTTACTCATTTCTAATTCTGTTCCTCATTGCTCTTCTAGACTAGAACACAAGGTTTTCATTCTCTAGGGGTTTACCCAACATTGAAGAAGCTACTGAAGCACGAAGGTGTAGCAGGATTTTACAAGTAAGCTTTTCAAACAATTGATTTTGAGTCGTTTGTTTATCATCACTGGACCCGTTTGGCTTACTCTTCTTCGCTCTTTTTCTGTTTTCTCGTGATTCAGAGGGAATGGAGCAAGTGTACTTAGGATTGTACCATATGCAGCATTACATTTCATGGCCTACGAGCAGTATCGTTCACGAATCTTGGATAACTACTCGGCTTTGGGAACGGGGCCTGTTGTGGATCTTTTAGCTGGCTCGGCTGCTGGTGGTACTGCAGTTTTATGCACTTATCCCCTAGATTTGGCTCGCACCAAACTTGCGTACCAAGTATGCTTTTGAATTtcttttttgaatttatattcGAGATTCAACAAAAAATCATTGAAATGTAGTCCAAACTTAAGCAGTTACACACATAATTACATAAATTCTCTGCCTCTAATATTATGTCAGGTTGAATCATCGTTTGGTATCCCTATTTTTTAGGTTGGAGACACAAGAGGAAATTTGCAGCACGGAACGAGGCAGTTTAATGCCAATCCTTCTTACACTGGTATCGGAGATGTATTCAAGAGAGTCTACACAGAAGGGGGAGTCCGTGGTCTCTACCGAGGCATAGGTAAACGTTGAATTTGATTGCTCTATTTGATCTTATACTATTTCATTGTCGTTGTGAATTGTTTAGAGTCGTGTATGTAATCCATATGTTCTAGTTCTTCCTGAAGTCCAAAGAATTGCTTCGTGCAGGTCCCACACTTATAGGTATTCTTCCATACGCTGGCCTGAAATTTTACGTCTATGAGGAGCTCAAAAGGCACGTCCCTGAAGAACACCAGAAGACAATTGTAATGCGGCTATCTTGTGGAGCCATTGCTGGTGTCCTTGGACAAACTTTGACGTACCCGTTAGATGTTGTAAGGAGGCAGATGCAGGTATTGCACCATCCATTATTCCTCTTGAGGGCGTTTACTTTGATCGATATTTTAGATAAACAAAAATAGTATCGGCTGAACAGCCACATACTTCTATGGATTGTGCATTTTCGAACTTGTTTAATCGACTAACCCTTCAAATACTCGATCACATTTATTATGAATCCAACCCATTGATGGAGATTATCTTTGATCATTTATACATGTTACTTATGAAATATTGATTGAGATTATCTGCCCGATGTCCTCAGACTACTAATCCCGATTCATTCCAGGTCGAGCATCTGCAGCCTTCATCGCAAGGTGGTCACATGTATAAGAGCACGTGGGAAGGGCTCGCTTCCATTGTCCGTAATCACGGTTGGAGACAGTTGTTCGCTGGCCTAAGCATCAATTACATCAAGGTAACTTGTGATCTTGAGTTTTTTCACCTGTTTCTTCCGTTATCGTATGGTGAAACAAGGCAGACCAGATAGACACAAATCTTGATATTCACAATTTGTGATCATTACTGGTTGCTAACTTGTCCAACACGAGCCATATAGTCTTGTAGCTTAGTAGTATTATTTGCCACGTTTCTATGGCCTAAACAATAATTACATCTAGGTAACTTATGATCGCGAGTTCTTATACTAGTCCTGATAGTCACAAATCTTGAGATTCACACTGAGATCGTTATTGGTTGCTAACTTATCGAACACGAGCCATATGTCCCATTGCTTAGTAGTATTTGTCACATTTATATGATGAATAACAGTGGTCCAACCCAACTTTATTGGACATGAAGAAACGAGCTAGTTTTCTGTGCTAAGATCTTGCTGGTTGATCCTTTCCTGCAGGTTGTACCCTCTGTTGCTATTGGTTTCACAGTTTACGACgcgttgaagattcagttgcagaTTCCTCCTCGTCAGAAACCTAGCGCGACGGCATCTGCATAAGCTTGCTCTACCTCCTCCTTTACTATTTAGCGTAAAATAGAAGAGGTGCAGctcttttgataaaaaaaagcgcAATGTGCGTATGTTAGTTTACGAACTTGTTGAAGTTTGAACTCATCATATTCGattaataattaaatctttggTTCCAAATATATCGATCTGGAAATATGTTTTTATCTCATCTTATATAATTAGTATCATAACTGGATCAACTGATGAATCCAAACATGGGATTGAAGTTTTAACTCTAATATTGCAATATTGTTGCAACTCATCACATTCTGAGAATGGAAGAGAGTGTAATCTCCTAATACGGCTCAAGCCTACCATTCGATCTGCagaagagaaaaaggaaaacaaaaaaggCAAAGACAACAATTGTGAAAAATGTATAGAGATGAAGCGGTTCAATAGCAAAATAAAGAAGATACAATTGATTTAACTTCCATCAAGAATACACAGCAGTAGGATTATTAACTCTTGGCCTCCAACAAAGGTGTGTGTACGAGGAGGCCAAGGCAACAAGAAATCCAATCAGACCTAAAGGAATCCTAACTGGTCTACAATGTCTTGTAAATCCTCACCCCAATCCGATGTGTTAGCTACCAACTCTTCAACCTCTATATCCGACAAGCGATCAGCTGGAAGGACTTCTTCTGCCTCGTCTCCAACAATAAGGTCATCACTCAGGAACTCATCCCACATATTAGTCATGTCATTCAAGGGATCTGGGTCTGCCTCAGTCGAGAGGCCCTTCAAATCCGTGCTTGATCCATCCTCCAGACTCTCCACCTTCAGTTGAATGCCTGCAAGCTCGTCCCTTGCATAATTCAGACTACTTCCAGTGGAAACAGTCGCAGCAACTTCCTGCAGATTCTCGACACTAGAACTCGTACTTATTCTCCTCTTCTGGCCTATCTCAATGTTCTTCTTGCTATTCCCATATTTGTCGACGTATTGCTGAACGAAAGCCGGGGTCTTGAAAGCTTTAGCAAGAAAGGTGAGCATCTGCTGCTGTTTCTTCTCTGTATTTTGAAGCCTTTCTTCCATTGCCATGACCAGCTGCCTTGAGCTCAGCTGCTGTTGCTTGAGCTTCACAATCTCTGACATTAAAATATTCCTGTCTCGTTTCAACCTATCGAGCTCTTCATCAATTCCATACTGCCCTAACTCCACACAAGCTCCCCCGGCTTGTTGAGCCACAACACCTTGCATCACGTTCCTCCTCCTTTTGATGGTCTTCAAGAGATGCTTCTGCCCTCCCAGAAACCCCTCATTAGCAAATTCCCATCTATCGGGATCGACTTTTCTAAAACCCTGCAGACAGGTCAACACTTAGAACTCATCTCAACTAGGAACAGTGCAAACAACCAACAGCCGTCTCTTCCAGAAACAGCTAACATGCCAGAACCACCATTACTGCAATCAGAGGAGCTCATCAGGATTTGTGCTATGCATATTCATAAACAAGCCAATTTAACAAACCAGTCTCCAATACAAAAGTAGTACTAACAATATATATAGCTCTTACATTGCCTATTTTTGACATCTAAATCACAGAATATCATTCAATACATACCAGGCAACAACAAATTCAGGGGgcaaatttcaattaaaattaaaaaaaaaaattgaaaataggaAATGAATAGAATTGAAAATTGGGATGATAGTaggagtagagagagagagagagttacaTATGTGTTAAGCTGGCGGACGAAGCTGGAGAAATTGCTGTGCTTGAAGTATTTAGGAAGCAGATGAGTGGAGAAATTGTGATAATCCCAAACAATGAAGCTGTTCTTGGCCTTACTCCACGAAATGACCGCATCAGTAGAAGGATCCTCCACCATTTCATAAGTCTTGGTGAGAAACGGAGGAGGCCCCACCTCGTGCAGCCCCTCCATCGGCTGCGGAGAAGAGGATGAAGAAGACGATGAAATCCCAGTGGTGCCGGTGCTCTCATCCTCCACCTTCACCTTCACACCTTCCATTCAATTCACCACAAATTGATCTCTTAGTTGAACTCACAATCTCACTCCTCACTCTTTCAGTTGTCGAAAATTGAAGAGAGTGGACAGACCGGCGTTATATCCTTCAAATCAGAACCTTCTAGACACTGCCAGCTGGATCAAAactctttctttatttttttaatggacctttttaatattttattactaattGTACCAAAATATCTCGCGcaacataagagcatccgcaacggtggtgCTACTCGCCActgccgtccgcgccgctggcacggacgccacccgccgccgctgcgctcgcgccgctggcacggcgctgctcgatgcatcgagcagcgccgtgccagcgagcagctgacgtggcgcgccctcattcgtcaacggcatagtcgttgggtttaaattaaattttttttaaaaaaaaatcggtttttaattaaaaaaccgataaaaaataaaaaaaaatttcacttcccaaaaaattatatccgtttataaccgtttttcccactttttaatttttttaaaaatttttttaccccaaaaatacacactttcatctataaatacccccaatttcactcccaaaaattcacatcaaactacacaattctcatcatcattctctcatctccattctcatcttcaatctctcatatccattttcatcttcattctctcataccctacaacatcactatgtccaaaaacaattggggttgttgccgtcggatgagtagtcttcctcgggtaatattagccaataattatgtaatttttaatttttaggattttaattatgtcttttttattttatttgtattttgtaatatttattgtgattttttaatgaattttagtattatggaaatgtttatgtttaattgaatattaaattaattgtgatcgtccttgcggaagagcacagttgtgggtgttgtgctcttgccagagagcaggcatgaatagtaccgcccgggcccacaaccgtgccgctggcaagagcacggttgtggatgctctaagggcatccgcagttGCGCGGATGTCCTGTCGAAATttcccgcggaattcccaaaaataccttctgccacgtcataaggacttctcactgtactgccacgtcatacggaatttccactgcacaatggcggaattcccacaacaaaaaaaattcacaaattaacaaattaaacaatttacgtaattaaaatttcgacacaaatagggaaaaattccattaaaatagaaaagtacatttcaccaaatttaaaaaaaatacattttaataattaaaaactacatcaacgacgacccctacgctgccacacttcttcaataatatcgttctggagtcgaacgtGGCTTGTTTTtagcgcatgtcggcaaatgcacagaCTCGATCGACgtcgtcatggggtatccccatgcgtacattgctagtggccacgccgtggcttggacccgcagcatcagcatcatcattggtccaatcagtcagtgctggaccttcatcttcgacgatcatgttgtgcatgataatacatgtgtacatgatgtcggcgatgctgtcaacataccacaaccgcgatggacccttcactgccgcccatcgagcctgtagCACACCAAAtacccgctccacatccttgcgcgctgcctcctgacgttgCGCAAAGTATATCTTCTTCGCAtccgttgggcatctgatcgtcttcacaaagactgGCCACATCGGGTagatcccatccgccaaataatagctcatgttgtgctggttgccgttagCGACGAAGTTGACGACCGGACagacgcccatgcactggtcgttgaaaaggggcgacgactggaggacgttgatgtcgttgttcgccCCGGCTAttccaaaataggcatgtcaaatccacaaccggtagtcagttaccgcttcaaggatcatcgtgggattcttggccttgaaacctATAGTGTACATCcatttccaggcagcggggcagttcttcaattcccagtgcatacaatctatacTGCCTTGCATCCCCAGGAAATCGTGCTGagacccgtgcatatccagcagagcctgacaatcttcggggtaggcttccgaagatacctatccccgaatatctccctaacgcactgacaaaaatactttagGCAATCGCGGGCTGTcgactcgccgatgtggaggtactcatcgaacatgtctgCCGCACCTCCGTacgccaactgcctgattgcggcagtgcacttctgaatcggcgtgtggccgtgttgtgctggttgccgttggcgacgaagttgacgaccggaccgacgcccatgcactggtcgttgaaaaggggcgacgactggatgacgttgatgtcgttgttcgccccagctactccaaaataggcatgccaaatccacaaccggtagtcagctaccgcttcaaggatcatcgtgggattcttggccttgaaaccgatagtgtacatccctttacaggcagcgggacagttcttccattcccagtgtatacaatctatgctgcccagcATCCCCAAGAAGCCGTGCTGAGACCCGTgtatatccagcagagcctga
This region includes:
- the LOC121745258 gene encoding mitochondrial carrier protein CoAc1-like, coding for MMNSSRGSTLSSNVTGFAGAASAHREAKYMDTVPVYVKELIAGGAAGGFAKTAVAPLERTKILLQTRTQGFHSLGVYPTLKKLLKHEGVAGFYKGNGASVLRIVPYAALHFMAYEQYRSRILDNYSALGTGPVVDLLAGSAAGGTAVLCTYPLDLARTKLAYQVGDTRGNLQHGTRQFNANPSYTGIGDVFKRVYTEGGVRGLYRGIGPTLIGILPYAGLKFYVYEELKRHVPEEHQKTIVMRLSCGAIAGVLGQTLTYPLDVVRRQMQVEHLQPSSQGGHMYKSTWEGLASIVRNHGWRQLFAGLSINYIKVVPSVAIGFTVYDALKIQLQIPPRQKPSATASA
- the LOC121745268 gene encoding heat shock factor protein HSF30-like, whose translation is MEGVKVKVEDESTGTTGISSSSSSSSPQPMEGLHEVGPPPFLTKTYEMVEDPSTDAVISWSKAKNSFIVWDYHNFSTHLLPKYFKHSNFSSFVRQLNTYGFRKVDPDRWEFANEGFLGGQKHLLKTIKRRRNVMQGVVAQQAGGACVELGQYGIDEELDRLKRDRNILMSEIVKLKQQQLSSRQLVMAMEERLQNTEKKQQQMLTFLAKAFKTPAFVQQYVDKYGNSKKNIEIGQKRRISTSSSVENLQEVAATVSTGSSLNYARDELAGIQLKVESLEDGSSTDLKGLSTEADPDPLNDMTNMWDEFLSDDLIVGDEAEEVLPADRLSDIEVEELVANTSDWGEDLQDIVDQLGFL